In the Malus domestica chromosome 16, GDT2T_hap1 genome, one interval contains:
- the LOC103403780 gene encoding serine/threonine-protein kinase PBL27-like — protein sequence MGGCFPCFGSSKNKEGSGGGGGVKEVTKKDSSVKEGSAAQSHHVTRVSSDKKSRNGSDPKKEPPIPKDGPTAHIAAQTFTFRELAAATKNFRPECLLGEGGFGRVYKGRLESTGQVVAVKQLDRNGLQGNREFLVEVLMLSLLHHTNLVNLIGYCADGDQRLLVYEFMPLGSLEDHLHDLPSDKEPLDWNTRMKIAAGAAKGLEYLHDKANPPVIYRDLKSSNILLDEGFHPKLSDFGLAKLGPVGDKTHVSTRVMGTYGYCAPEYAMTGQLTLKSDVYSFGVVFLELITGRKAIDNTRGPGEHNLVAWARPLFKDRRKFPKMADPLLQGRYPMRGLYQALAVAAMCLQEQAATRPLIGDVVTALTYLASQTYDPNAASTQSNRVGPSTPRHRDERRNVGDGLDSPDDSLRGGRQGSPARHKNSPDFRRRDPNKDLNTAAELGRVETGTGSGRRGGLDGLDRQESQRDSPLSAGRARETPRNRDLDRERAVAEAKVWGENWREKKRANAMGSFDGTNE from the exons ATGGGTGGGTGCTTTCCTTGTTTTGGATCATCCAAAAACAAAGAGGGCAgcggtggcggtggtggtgtCAAGGAAGTGACCAAGAAGGACTCATCAGTTAAAGAAGGCTCAGCTGCTCAGTCTCACCATGTTACAAGAGTTAGCTCTG ATAAAAAATCACGGAATGGTTCTGATCCTAAGAAGGAACCACCTATTCCAAAAGATGGACCTACGGCACACATTGCTGCACAAACATTTACCTTCCGGGAGCTCGCAGCTGCAACAAAGAATTTTAGGCCAGAATGTTTGTTGGGTGAAGGTGGTTTTGGACGCGTTTACAAAGGTCGCTTGGAGAGCACAGGACAG GTAGTTGCAGTGAAACAACTTGACCGGAATGGTCTTCAAGGAAATCGAGAATTTTTGGTTGAGGTTCTTATGCTTAGCCTTCTGCATCACACAAACCTTGTTAACTTGATTGGCTATTGTGCTGATGGGGATCAACGCCTCCTTGTTTACGAGTTTATGCCCTTGGGATCCTTGGAGGATCATTTACATG ATCTTCCATCAGACAAGGAACCCCTGGACTGGAATACAAGAATGAAGATTGCGGCGGGTGCAGCTAAGGGTTTGGAATATTTGCATGATAAAGCAAACCCTCCCGTCATATACAGAGACTTGAAATCGTCAAACATCCTTCTTGACGAGGGTTTTCACCCAAAGTTATCTGATTTTGGGCTTGCAAAACTAGGTCCCGTTGGTGACAAGACACACGTCTCCACACGTGTGATGGGAACATATGGCTACTGTGCTCCAGAGTATGCTATGACTGGCCAACTGACTCTGAAGTCCGATGTCTACAGTTTTGGAGTCGTCTTCCTTGAACTTATTACAGGGCGAAAAGCCATTGATAATACCCGAGGTCCTGGAGAGCATAATCTTGTTGCATGG GCACGGCCACTCTTCAAGGATCGTAGGAAGTTCCCGAAAATGGCTGATCCGCTATTGCAAGGCCGTTACCCAATGCGAGGGCTCTACCAAGCTCTTGCTGTTGCAGCCATGTGTTTGCAGGAGCAAGCGGCTACAAGGCCTCTAATAGGGGATGTTGTGACTGCTCTGACGTACTTAGCCTCCCAAACATATGATCCAAATGCAGCCAGTACTCAAAGTAACAGAGTTGGTCCATCTACTCCTAGGCACAGGGATGAACGAAGGAACGTGGGAGATGGGCTAGATAGCCCAGATGACTCTCTACGTGGTGGGCGACAGGGTTCACCTGCTAGGCATAAAAACTCACCTGATTTCAGAAGACGAGACCCCAATAAGGACTTGAATACCGCCGCAGAATTAGGGAGGGTTGAAACTGGCACTGGGTCTGGGAGAAGAGGAGGTTTAGATGGGTTGGACCGACAAGAGTCTCAGAGAGACAGCCCACTAAGTGCTGGGAGAGCACGGGAAACTCCAAGAAACCGTGATCTAGATAGAGAGCGTGCAGTGGCTGAGGCAAAGGTTTGGGgtgaaaattggagagaaaagAAGCGAGCAAATGCGATGGGTAGCTTTGACGGTACAAATGAGTAA